The following proteins are co-located in the Aquarana catesbeiana isolate 2022-GZ linkage group LG02, ASM4218655v1, whole genome shotgun sequence genome:
- the GPR34 gene encoding probable G-protein coupled receptor 34 has translation MHPTSNSYVPTPINQNYHMANFTKHSTNSTSTDNSTCSIEETSLGAALVVFYSLIFIVGLLGNMLALYVFLFIHNKRNSVQIYLLNAAIADLLLIFCLPFRIMYHITQEWKLGVVFCKVVGNLFYMNMYISIVLLGLISMDRYIKVKKSQRRRKVSRRKCSIQICCSLWVAAILSGILLIATQSIKNQSNENVCFHYTNKKDAVWQAAFNYFIVLIFWIVFIMLILSYVKIGKNLRKISRERAYLPNAGRYKNTAYKSFFVLFIFTLCFVPYHTFRIVYITTQLQNISCYWIERVHKTNEITLVFSAFNSCLDPAMYFLLSSSVRKTVFRLLCKSNRDTTRSESNTSELHHGYTLPDSVPTVHSQTATPLNQRRIITTQSLNI, from the coding sequence ATGCATCCTACCTCAAATTCTTATGTCCCGACACCTATAAATCAAAACTACCATATGGCTAATTTCACTAAACATTCCACTAACTCCACCTCAACAGACAATTCAACATGTTCAATTGAAGAGACATCACTTGGTGCTGCTTTAGTggttttttattctttaatttttaTTGTGGGATTGTTAGGCAACATGTTGGCCTTATATGTGTTTCTGTTCATCCACAACAAAAGAAACTCTGTACAAATTTATCTCCTCAATGCGGCAATCGCTGACCTGCTGCTGATTTTCTGTCTTCCATTCCGGATAATGTATCACATCACCCAGGAGTGGAAACTGGGGGTTGTATTCTGTAAAGTTGTTGGCAACCTATTTTACATGAACATGTATATTAGTATTGTCCTTTTGGGGCTCATCAGTATGGATCGCTACATAAAAGTTAAAAAGTCACAGCGAAGACGGAAAGTTTCAAGAAGGAAATGCAGCATTCAGATCTGCTGCAGCTTGTGGGTGGCAGCCATTTTGTCTGGGATCCTCCTTATCGCAACACAGTCAATCAAGAACCAATCAAATGAAAATGTTTGCTTTCATTATACAAACAAGAAAGACGCAGTTTGGCAAGCAGCATTTAATTACTTTATTGTACTGATCTTCTGGATAGTGTTTATTATGCTGATCCTGTCATATGTGAAGATAGGCAAGAACCTACGCAAGATTTCCAGAGAGCGTGCCTACCTACCAAATGCTGGGAGATATAAAAATACAGCTTATAAGTCATTTTTCGTCCTTTTCATCTTTACCCTGTGCTTTGTACCTTATCATACCTTTAGGATTGTATATATTACAACACAGCTGCAAAATATCTCATGCTATTGGATAGAGCGAGTTCACAAAACAAATGAGATCACGTTGGTGTTTTCAGCTTTCAATAGCTGCCTGGACCCGGCCATGTATTTTCTATTGTCTAGCAGTGTTCGTAAAACAGTGTTCCGCCTGCTCTGTAAAAGCAATCGGGATACTACCAGGAGTGAAAGCAACACATCAGAACTCCATCATGGATATACTCTACCTGATAGTGTGCCCACTGTGCACTCTCAGACTGCCACTCCTCTTAATCAAAGAAGAATTATCACAACACAAAGTTtaaacatttaa